The proteins below are encoded in one region of Clostridium fermenticellae:
- a CDS encoding AAA family ATPase — MGEFNIIKLKVKEGLLEDSRKGIVRMNREDMEQLGVDTGDTIKIKGKRDTSAKVYPSFNDIYGMPFIQMDGTIRRNSGIKLNESVTITKTEIKTARRVALSTTNIFFKCTEDDEKEVKNLIRGIPVISGDEVTLMIFGHNEIVFHVSGTAPSGPVVIKEETDLIFMESEFSSSKARVTYEDIGGLNQEIKRIREIVELPLKYPDAFRKLGFEPPKGILLYGPPGTGKTLIARAIASETEAHFIHVNGPEIMNKFYGESEAKIREIFKEAKSKAPSIIFMDEIDSIAPKREFVHGEVEKRVVAQFLALMDGLESRGQVIVIGATNILDSLDPALRRPGRFDKEIAILPPNKEGRLNILKIHTNSMPLHEKVNLRELARITYGFVGSDISALCKEAGMVALRNVLPKIETGGNIPPFKVTMENFIEALKEIEPSSAREYVTESPDVKWEEVGGLDEIKETMKILLEFPLIDPKLCKEYNFRSPKGILLTGPSGSGKTLLAKAIGNYVKENFITISGLTLSSHWMGESEKVLHDIFVKAKQSAPCILFFDEIDAITRSRSNEANNLTDMLISQLIYEFDKLRDFDGVTVLAATNRINLIDSVLFREGRFEYVIELKLPDIYGRESILKIHAQRLPLTGSIDFRQLAESTEGMTGAELANLCHRTSFIAITRAMKTGLKVKIDQEIFNQAITKVNSEKNLKGVRTGKS, encoded by the coding sequence ATGGGTGAGTTTAATATTATTAAATTAAAAGTTAAAGAAGGTTTATTGGAAGATTCGCGTAAAGGCATAGTTCGCATGAATCGAGAAGATATGGAACAATTAGGAGTGGATACAGGAGATACCATTAAGATTAAAGGTAAAAGAGACACTTCAGCCAAAGTTTATCCATCTTTTAATGATATTTATGGAATGCCTTTCATTCAAATGGATGGAACAATCCGGAGAAATAGTGGTATAAAACTAAATGAATCAGTAACAATTACTAAAACTGAAATAAAAACAGCAAGAAGGGTAGCTTTATCTACGACAAATATATTTTTTAAATGTACGGAAGATGATGAAAAAGAAGTAAAAAATTTAATTAGAGGAATACCGGTAATTAGTGGTGACGAAGTAACATTAATGATTTTTGGTCATAATGAAATCGTATTTCATGTAAGTGGAACCGCACCATCAGGGCCAGTTGTGATAAAGGAAGAAACAGATCTTATTTTTATGGAAAGTGAGTTTTCAAGTTCGAAGGCAAGAGTTACATATGAAGATATAGGTGGCTTGAATCAAGAAATTAAAAGAATACGAGAAATTGTTGAATTGCCATTGAAATATCCAGATGCATTTAGAAAATTAGGATTTGAACCTCCAAAGGGCATTCTTCTTTATGGTCCACCAGGTACAGGTAAAACCTTAATTGCCAGGGCAATAGCGTCTGAAACAGAGGCTCATTTTATCCATGTAAACGGACCTGAAATAATGAACAAATTTTATGGAGAAAGTGAGGCTAAAATTCGGGAAATTTTCAAAGAAGCTAAGAGTAAAGCTCCAAGTATAATTTTTATGGATGAAATTGATTCCATTGCTCCCAAGCGGGAATTTGTACATGGTGAGGTGGAAAAACGAGTAGTTGCGCAATTTCTTGCACTTATGGATGGCCTGGAAAGTCGAGGACAGGTTATTGTAATTGGTGCTACTAATATACTTGATTCATTAGATCCAGCGTTAAGACGTCCGGGTAGATTTGATAAAGAAATTGCAATATTACCCCCTAATAAAGAAGGAAGGCTTAATATACTTAAAATTCATACAAACAGTATGCCTCTCCATGAAAAAGTAAATTTGAGAGAGTTAGCCAGGATTACTTATGGATTTGTTGGTTCGGATATTTCGGCTTTGTGTAAGGAAGCTGGTATGGTAGCTTTACGTAATGTCTTACCTAAAATTGAAACAGGTGGAAATATACCACCATTTAAAGTTACCATGGAAAACTTTATTGAAGCTCTGAAAGAAATTGAACCATCAAGTGCCCGGGAATATGTTACAGAAAGTCCTGATGTAAAGTGGGAAGAGGTTGGAGGATTAGATGAAATTAAAGAAACTATGAAAATTTTGCTTGAGTTCCCTTTAATTGATCCCAAACTATGTAAAGAATATAATTTTAGATCGCCTAAGGGGATTTTACTAACTGGTCCATCTGGTAGTGGAAAGACTTTATTAGCAAAAGCCATCGGTAACTATGTAAAAGAAAATTTTATTACCATAAGTGGTCTTACTTTATCATCTCACTGGATGGGAGAGTCAGAAAAGGTTTTGCATGATATATTTGTTAAAGCAAAACAAAGTGCTCCGTGCATTCTATTTTTCGATGAAATAGATGCCATAACTCGTTCTAGATCTAACGAAGCAAATAATTTGACAGATATGCTTATAAGTCAACTAATATATGAATTTGACAAGTTAAGAGATTTTGATGGAGTAACTGTATTAGCTGCTACAAATAGAATAAATTTGATTGATTCAGTTTTATTTAGGGAAGGGCGCTTTGAGTATGTAATAGAACTAAAGCTTCCAGATATTTATGGGAGAGAATCTATTTTAAAAATTCATGCTCAAAGGTTACCTTTAACAGGCAGCATTGATTTTAGGCAATTAGCTGAAAGTACAGAAGGAATGACAGGAGCAGAACTGGCTAATTTATGCCATAGAACTTCATTTATAGCAATTACGAGAGCAATGAAAACAGGGTTAAAGGTCAAAATAGATCAGGAAATTTTTAATCAGGCCATTACCAAAGTAAATTCTGAAAAGAACTTAAAGGGGGTGAGGACAGGAAAAAGTTAA
- a CDS encoding ATP-dependent DNA helicase, with the protein MKNNDQIKLSVRELVEFVLKGGDLNSKFIGNNRALEGSKIHRLLQKKYKDDMEDVEYKSEQSLKYEFEYKSFNFFIEGRADGVIIFQDGITIDEIKTTTIPLKNIDENYNEVHWAQAKCYAYIYSIQNGIRDIDVQLTYYNIVTDQIKYFKKVFRFETLKYFFYDLLEKYFYFANYTKKLKEDRNESIKVLKFPFKKYRQGQREIAVGVYTTLKCSKNVFIQAPTGIGKTISTVFPSIKAMGEGLVSKILYLTAKNITSNVVLETLKVMKYKGLKLKSVIITAKQKICFNEEVLCNPEACEFAKGHFDRVNEALFEVLDNEDIIDRNVIVKYAKKFKICPFEFSLEITSVADFVICDYNYVFDPSAYLRGFFEEQKQDYVFLIDECHNLIDRSREMFSSELYKKPILDLKKTMRIIEPSISRSLNKINLFMVKLKKMCGNKGFYVDQQQVSDIYPLLKDFISKSEEWLSKNENTQGYEELLEVYFNVIKYIKISEMYDENFVTYVERVRDDLKIKLFCVDSSKLLNNVLKRCKSSVFFSATLSPINYFKKMLGGEGGDYVIKAVSPFPGENRSVIIANRISTKYKNRRNTYEDISDYINCIASAKKGNYLVFFPSYEYMEKVYNEFLSKYTSFNAIIQMIDMEENKREVFLKNFDSPNKNTIGFVVLGGMFSEGIDLKGDKLIGAVIVGVGLPKICFERNIIKEHFNLKVGAGYEYAYMYPGMNKVLQAAGRVIRTAEDRGIILFIDERFTHNEYKKLLKHYSTNYSVIRNKDELKNIACEFWR; encoded by the coding sequence ATGAAAAATAATGATCAAATAAAATTATCGGTACGTGAATTAGTTGAATTTGTTTTAAAAGGTGGGGATTTAAATTCGAAGTTTATTGGTAATAATAGGGCACTTGAAGGCTCTAAAATACATAGATTACTGCAAAAAAAATATAAAGATGATATGGAAGATGTGGAGTATAAATCGGAACAGAGCTTGAAATATGAATTTGAATATAAAAGTTTTAATTTTTTTATTGAGGGACGTGCTGATGGAGTAATAATTTTTCAGGATGGAATTACAATAGATGAAATAAAAACAACAACAATTCCACTAAAAAATATAGATGAAAATTATAATGAAGTTCATTGGGCACAGGCTAAGTGCTATGCTTATATATATTCGATTCAAAATGGAATAAGAGATATAGATGTCCAACTTACATATTACAATATAGTTACAGATCAGATAAAATATTTTAAAAAGGTATTCAGGTTTGAAACTTTAAAATACTTTTTTTATGATTTGCTCGAAAAATATTTTTACTTTGCAAATTATACTAAAAAATTGAAAGAAGATAGAAATGAATCAATTAAAGTTTTAAAATTTCCATTTAAAAAGTATAGACAGGGGCAGCGTGAGATTGCTGTAGGAGTATATACTACTCTAAAGTGTTCTAAGAATGTATTTATTCAAGCTCCTACAGGTATTGGAAAAACAATTTCGACTGTATTTCCATCAATAAAAGCCATGGGTGAAGGACTAGTGTCAAAAATATTATATCTTACTGCAAAAAATATAACATCAAATGTTGTTTTAGAAACATTGAAAGTGATGAAATATAAAGGATTAAAGCTAAAATCTGTAATTATAACTGCTAAACAAAAAATATGTTTTAATGAAGAAGTTTTATGTAATCCTGAGGCGTGTGAATTTGCAAAAGGTCATTTTGACAGAGTCAATGAAGCACTATTTGAGGTTTTAGATAATGAGGATATCATAGATAGAAATGTAATTGTAAAATATGCAAAAAAGTTTAAAATTTGTCCATTTGAATTTTCACTAGAAATCACATCAGTGGCTGATTTTGTGATTTGTGACTATAATTATGTATTTGATCCATCAGCATATTTGAGAGGTTTTTTTGAAGAACAAAAACAAGATTATGTATTTTTGATTGATGAATGTCATAATTTAATAGATAGGTCTAGAGAAATGTTCTCATCTGAGTTATATAAAAAACCGATTTTAGATTTAAAAAAAACTATGAGAATAATAGAACCATCAATATCACGTTCTTTAAATAAGATAAACTTGTTTATGGTAAAACTAAAAAAAATGTGTGGAAATAAAGGATTTTATGTAGATCAGCAGCAAGTAAGTGACATCTATCCACTATTGAAGGATTTTATAAGTAAATCTGAAGAATGGCTTTCTAAAAATGAAAATACTCAAGGATATGAGGAACTTCTTGAAGTTTATTTTAATGTTATTAAGTATATTAAAATATCCGAAATGTATGATGAAAACTTTGTAACTTATGTTGAAAGAGTCCGTGATGATTTAAAGATAAAATTGTTTTGTGTGGATTCATCTAAGCTTTTAAATAATGTTCTAAAGAGATGTAAATCTTCGGTGTTTTTCTCCGCAACACTTTCTCCAATAAACTATTTTAAAAAAATGCTTGGAGGAGAAGGAGGTGATTATGTAATAAAAGCAGTTTCACCATTTCCAGGTGAGAACAGAAGTGTGATAATTGCAAACAGAATTTCTACAAAATATAAAAACAGGAGAAATACATATGAAGATATATCTGATTATATAAATTGTATTGCAAGTGCAAAGAAAGGAAATTATTTAGTCTTTTTCCCATCTTATGAGTACATGGAAAAAGTATATAACGAGTTTTTAAGTAAATATACCTCTTTTAATGCAATAATTCAGATGATAGATATGGAAGAGAATAAAAGGGAGGTATTTCTTAAAAATTTTGATTCTCCTAATAAAAATACGATTGGATTTGTTGTGCTTGGAGGGATGTTTTCAGAGGGAATTGATCTAAAAGGCGATAAGCTCATAGGTGCAGTAATAGTTGGTGTTGGTTTGCCTAAAATTTGTTTTGAAAGAAATATAATCAAGGAACATTTTAACTTAAAAGTAGGGGCTGGATATGAATATGCATATATGTATCCAGGAATGAATAAAGTTTTGCAAGCAGCAGGAAGGGTTATAAGAACAGCTGAGGATAGAGGAATAATATTATTTATAGATGAAAGGTTTACCCATAATGAATATAAGAAGCTTTTAAAACATTATTCAACAAACTATAGTGTAATAAGAAATAAAGATGAATTAAAAAATATTGCTTGTGAATTTTGGAGGTAA
- a CDS encoding L,D-transpeptidase family protein, which translates to MVRINKLSPIIFLIVGLMLIGSVSTISIKSYIKNKSVNAPSYNKAFSQSKNNLNKDGDSKGIFFKKPGKLPNRTLLKIYKKKKVLELYGDNKLIGVLGVSLGSSIDGKKEMQGDNKIPEGSYYVCYKTDKTKHTYFIGISYPNINDAKKGLEQGMINEKTFDRIKNSIDNKKQPPWNTALGGDVGIHGGKGTSSLTYGSIVLSNSDINILKNYVKLNTPVYIYP; encoded by the coding sequence ATGGTGAGGATTAATAAGCTTTCTCCTATTATATTTTTGATAGTTGGATTAATGCTAATAGGTAGTGTTTCGACTATTTCAATAAAATCATATATAAAAAATAAATCTGTTAATGCACCATCATATAATAAGGCGTTTTCTCAAAGCAAAAATAATTTAAATAAAGATGGTGATAGTAAGGGAATATTTTTTAAAAAGCCTGGTAAACTTCCAAATAGAACCTTATTAAAGATATATAAGAAAAAAAAGGTGCTTGAATTATATGGAGATAATAAGCTTATTGGAGTACTTGGTGTAAGTCTTGGAAGTTCAATAGATGGGAAAAAAGAGATGCAAGGTGATAATAAAATTCCGGAGGGAAGTTATTATGTTTGCTATAAAACTGACAAGACAAAGCATACGTATTTTATTGGAATAAGTTATCCTAATATAAATGATGCTAAAAAAGGATTAGAGCAAGGAATGATAAATGAAAAGACCTTTGATAGAATAAAAAATTCAATAGATAATAAAAAACAACCTCCATGGAATACAGCATTAGGTGGGGATGTCGGAATACATGGAGGAAAGGGTACAAGCAGCTTAACATATGGAAGTATTGTTTTGTCAAACTCTGATATAAATATTTTGAAAAACTATGTTAAGTTAAATACACCTGTGTATATATATCCATAA
- a CDS encoding GntR family transcriptional regulator has translation MPYKLSPIKFDKVGYIRDSVFSILRNAILDGKLEPGQRLVERNIAEQLKISRTPVREAIRKLEFEKLVTHIPRRGVVVSGFSREDIKEIQLMRIALEALSCSIAATKVKNNELEKLNSINNRMLKEYENGNIEKSIMMNKKFHEIICKAAESPHLYYFINTLRGYINSFTKLTYTKKGRIEEVLEEHKKIIEALRSHNSDEAYNAAKIHVGKTSEVYWKMAYSKDV, from the coding sequence ATGCCTTATAAACTTTCACCAATAAAATTTGATAAGGTTGGTTATATTAGGGATTCAGTATTTTCCATTTTACGCAATGCCATTCTTGATGGAAAATTAGAACCAGGTCAACGACTTGTAGAGCGTAATATTGCAGAGCAATTAAAAATAAGTAGAACTCCAGTCAGAGAAGCTATTCGTAAGCTTGAATTTGAAAAATTGGTAACTCATATTCCTCGCAGAGGAGTTGTTGTTTCTGGATTTAGTAGAGAAGATATTAAGGAAATTCAATTAATGAGAATAGCATTAGAAGCTCTTAGCTGTAGTATTGCAGCTACAAAAGTCAAAAATAATGAATTAGAAAAGTTAAATTCAATTAATAATAGAATGTTAAAAGAATATGAAAATGGGAATATTGAAAAGTCTATCATGATGAATAAAAAATTTCATGAAATTATTTGTAAAGCTGCAGAAAGTCCACATTTATATTATTTTATTAATACACTTCGTGGTTATATTAACAGCTTTACAAAATTAACGTATACAAAAAAAGGACGTATAGAAGAAGTATTGGAAGAACATAAGAAAATTATTGAAGCCTTGCGTAGTCATAATAGTGATGAAGCATATAATGCGGCTAAAATACATGTGGGAAAAACAAGTGAGGTATATTGGAAAATGGCTTATTCAAAGGATGTTTAA
- a CDS encoding SH3 domain-containing protein, translated as MNRSKQMIFAFFISTAIMSSRNLLHTNHVLADGILPNIQSNAYNGNNIFTKCGYKGQCTWFTYGRVLEKLSIALPSEFYGNAVDWWYANARDKVYSYGYEPQANSIVVWGGGNLGYGHVGFVEKVEGDTVYLNEGNFNVRGSYDGNVKTLSKEAMKTRGNLYLKGYIYLSQNSSTSSDNTQNTDSSSGQAVIKTGTVNTSSSYLNVRNNASTSSSVIGSLAKGTSISIFSESNGWYKIKYNSSYGYVSSTYIASGTESQNTTSSTDTVEAGAISMTGSGTVNVSNSGSYLNVRSSASTSSNVIGSLAKGASVNIVEKCGDWYKINYSSSYGYVSSKYINLGSSSSTSTQNTSTSNNTGFVNIRDHSSYLNLRSTPSGTIAGSLPYGAEVQILSTNSGWYKINYNGKTGYVSAAYIKLSSNSAKVSQTTAAQNSSTSASDLTASTNTVSVKSEQNPLKDTIKSVKLSDPSATLNLRNSPWTGKILTEIPNGAKVEVISTSGRWYKVKYDSYIGYIHCDYIDINPGSNSANVLDANSESNSNKADNSSTNVSNTSYNDVVTMNYININQSKLKQFLEQSNSLLADDSYFSVVISAASQYNLNPLILFAIAGSEQGFVPNNTSSAYKIINNPYNVYGSWQSYNTNISDSSAIAARTVLNLSKGMPQGTNLFSYIGPKYASDSNWGSKTYSIFKQLSSIAQS; from the coding sequence ATGAACAGATCAAAACAAATGATTTTTGCATTCTTCATATCAACAGCAATCATGAGTAGTAGAAATTTATTACATACTAATCATGTACTAGCTGATGGTATTTTACCTAATATACAAAGTAATGCCTATAATGGCAATAATATTTTCACTAAATGCGGATATAAGGGTCAATGTACCTGGTTTACATATGGAAGAGTTTTAGAGAAACTTTCGATAGCACTTCCATCAGAATTCTATGGCAATGCCGTAGACTGGTGGTATGCTAATGCAAGAGACAAGGTGTACTCATATGGATATGAGCCACAAGCTAATTCAATAGTTGTTTGGGGTGGAGGAAACTTAGGATACGGGCATGTTGGCTTTGTTGAAAAAGTAGAAGGTGATACTGTATATTTAAACGAAGGAAATTTTAATGTAAGAGGGTCATATGACGGAAATGTAAAAACATTATCCAAAGAGGCTATGAAGACAAGAGGCAATTTATATTTAAAAGGATATATATACTTGTCTCAGAATAGTTCAACTTCATCTGATAATACACAAAATACAGATTCATCCAGTGGACAAGCAGTTATAAAAACCGGTACTGTAAATACATCCAGTTCATATTTAAATGTAAGAAATAATGCGTCCACATCTTCAAGCGTTATTGGTTCCCTCGCTAAAGGTACAAGCATTAGTATATTTTCGGAATCAAATGGATGGTACAAAATAAAATATAATTCATCTTACGGATATGTAAGTTCCACATATATAGCTTCTGGAACAGAAAGTCAAAATACCACATCATCCACCGACACTGTTGAAGCTGGTGCAATAAGTATGACAGGCAGTGGCACTGTAAATGTATCAAATTCCGGTTCATACTTAAACGTAAGAAGCAGTGCATCTACATCTTCAAATGTTATTGGTTCTCTTGCCAAAGGCGCAAGTGTTAATATAGTTGAAAAATGTGGTGATTGGTATAAAATTAACTATAGTTCATCTTATGGATATGTAAGTTCAAAATATATAAACTTAGGTTCGTCTTCAAGTACCAGCACTCAAAATACATCCACCTCTAATAACACTGGTTTCGTAAACATTAGGGATCATTCATCGTATTTAAATTTAAGGAGTACTCCTTCTGGAACTATAGCAGGCTCCTTACCTTATGGTGCAGAGGTTCAAATACTTAGTACAAACAGTGGTTGGTACAAAATAAATTATAACGGTAAAACAGGCTATGTTTCCGCAGCCTATATAAAATTATCATCTAACTCTGCCAAGGTATCTCAAACTACTGCTGCACAAAATTCTTCAACTTCCGCCTCAGATTTAACTGCATCAACTAACACTGTATCAGTTAAATCTGAGCAAAATCCTTTAAAGGATACAATAAAATCAGTTAAATTAAGTGATCCATCTGCAACTTTAAATTTAAGGAATAGCCCATGGACTGGTAAGATACTAACTGAAATTCCAAATGGGGCCAAAGTTGAAGTAATATCTACAAGTGGCCGCTGGTATAAAGTAAAATATGATTCTTATATTGGTTACATTCACTGCGATTATATAGATATAAATCCAGGCTCAAACAGTGCCAATGTTTTAGATGCTAATTCAGAATCTAATTCAAATAAAGCCGATAACTCAAGTACAAATGTAAGCAATACCTCTTATAATGATGTAGTTACCATGAACTATATAAATATAAACCAGAGCAAACTAAAGCAATTTTTAGAACAAAGTAATTCATTACTAGCAGATGACAGCTACTTTTCAGTCGTGATCTCAGCCGCAAGCCAGTACAACTTAAATCCACTTATACTTTTTGCTATTGCCGGTTCAGAACAGGGATTTGTACCTAACAATACATCCAGCGCGTATAAAATTATAAATAATCCCTATAATGTATATGGCAGCTGGCAATCGTACAACACAAATATAAGTGATTCATCTGCTATAGCCGCCAGAACTGTTTTAAATCTCTCGAAGGGTATGCCTCAAGGGACAAATTTATTTTCATATATAGGCCCCAAATATGCCTCAGACAGTAATTGGGGAAGTAAAACTTACAGTATATTTAAGCAGTTAAGCTCAATTGCACAATCATAG